A genomic segment from Mucilaginibacter terrenus encodes:
- a CDS encoding efflux RND transporter permease subunit, translating to MNSLNNFFISHKKPISLVLFIILLGGGFAYSRLQTSLFPEITFPKIKIIADAGLQPVNKMMVTVTKPLENAVKQVPDLQYVRSTTSRGSCEISAYMNWDADIDLSQQRIESRIAQIKNQLPPEANVTVEKMNPSILPVSGYTLESHDLSPIELKQLATYTVKPFLSQVDGVSEIRVIGGKTKEYWLVLNRQKMSALGLTSDMITNTLAQTAFIKSNGYLSDFKMLYLTVTDASVNTSEQLQNLVVSNNRKRIIQLKDVAEIQINPGIEYTKINANGHEGVLIAVIKQPNSNLIDLSAAMTAKVAELQKVLPKGVSIKPYYVQADFVNESVKSVSDSLWIGLALAIIVAIIFLRSIKASATILLTIPVTLGLTLIILYAIGYTLNIMTLGAIAAAIGLIIDDAIVVVEQIHRTHEEHPEEPTITLLQRAINYLLPAMVGSSISTIVIFIPFLLMTGVAGAYFKVMTDTMIITLVSSFFVTWIGLPVIYLLLTKNSEVNAVGKKEEAHEVKRQRWVSFFILRPFMSIVLILALVAVIVIIPGRLETGFLPDMDEGSIVLDYTSPPGTSLEETDRMLREIEKVIIKEPDVAAYSRRTGTQMGFFITEPNTGDYLIQLKRGHSKTSEEVISDLRAHIEATQPALRVDFGQVIGDMLGDLMTSTQPIEIKVFGDDQAKLQVLSKQVAAIVTDVKGTADVFDGIVIAGPSVDVVPDYTKLAQYNITPASLQTQVQSALEGNVIGNLFEREQQSPIRMVYPGNRMQDVAGIKHLSLFLPDGRLIPITQLASINLHAGEAEVERENLQAMGVISARLENSDLGSVIPAIQKGIAEKVKLPPGYHVEYGGAYAEQQQSFKELLMILVTASLLVFGVILFLFKQFRIALLILVVAVLGIGGSLLALFLTHTPLNVGSYTGLIMIVGIIGENAIFTFWQFRESAKASSVDDAIVYSISTRLRPKLMTALGAIIALMPLALGIGAGAQLHQPLAIAVIGGFLAALPLLLIVLPSMIRVLYKNHSFENATTSVK from the coding sequence ATGAACAGTCTTAACAATTTTTTCATCAGCCATAAAAAGCCTATTAGTCTGGTGCTTTTCATTATACTGCTGGGAGGCGGGTTCGCTTATTCGAGACTTCAAACTTCTTTGTTCCCTGAAATTACTTTCCCCAAGATCAAGATCATTGCCGATGCGGGTTTACAGCCGGTGAATAAGATGATGGTTACGGTAACCAAACCCCTGGAGAATGCCGTTAAACAGGTACCTGATCTGCAATACGTACGCAGCACGACCAGCCGGGGAAGCTGCGAGATCTCCGCCTATATGAACTGGGATGCGGATATTGATCTTAGCCAGCAGCGTATTGAATCGCGCATAGCGCAGATCAAAAACCAACTGCCACCGGAAGCCAACGTAACGGTAGAAAAAATGAACCCCTCGATATTGCCGGTTAGCGGGTACACGCTGGAAAGCCATGATCTTTCGCCTATTGAACTAAAACAACTGGCTACCTATACGGTAAAGCCATTTCTTTCGCAGGTTGATGGTGTGTCGGAGATTAGGGTTATCGGCGGCAAAACCAAGGAATACTGGCTAGTGCTGAACCGCCAAAAAATGAGCGCGCTGGGCTTAACATCAGACATGATCACCAACACGCTGGCGCAAACGGCTTTCATTAAGAGCAACGGCTACCTGTCTGATTTTAAGATGCTGTATCTAACCGTTACGGATGCCAGCGTAAATACCAGCGAGCAATTGCAAAACCTGGTGGTTAGCAACAACCGCAAGCGCATTATCCAGCTAAAAGATGTGGCTGAGATCCAGATCAACCCGGGCATCGAATACACAAAAATAAACGCCAACGGGCACGAGGGTGTATTGATAGCAGTTATCAAACAGCCAAATTCCAATCTGATAGACCTATCCGCTGCCATGACTGCCAAGGTTGCCGAATTACAAAAGGTACTTCCAAAAGGAGTGTCCATTAAGCCTTATTACGTGCAGGCGGATTTCGTGAATGAATCCGTAAAAAGCGTAAGTGATAGCCTATGGATAGGCTTGGCGCTGGCTATTATTGTGGCCATTATCTTTCTGCGTTCCATCAAGGCAAGTGCTACCATTTTACTAACCATCCCGGTTACGCTGGGGTTAACGCTTATTATTTTATACGCCATAGGTTACACCCTGAACATCATGACGCTGGGCGCCATTGCGGCTGCCATCGGTTTAATTATTGATGATGCCATTGTGGTTGTGGAGCAGATCCATCGCACGCATGAGGAGCATCCTGAGGAGCCAACTATAACGCTTTTACAGCGGGCCATCAATTACCTGCTCCCGGCAATGGTGGGTTCGTCTATCAGCACTATTGTCATATTTATTCCTTTTTTGCTGATGACTGGCGTTGCCGGTGCTTACTTCAAGGTAATGACCGATACCATGATCATCACACTGGTATCATCCTTTTTTGTCACCTGGATAGGCCTTCCTGTTATTTATCTTCTGCTCACCAAAAACTCGGAAGTAAACGCCGTCGGTAAAAAAGAAGAAGCGCACGAAGTAAAAAGGCAGCGCTGGGTATCATTCTTTATCCTGCGCCCGTTCATGAGCATTGTTTTGATACTGGCCCTTGTGGCAGTTATTGTGATCATCCCGGGCAGGTTAGAAACAGGTTTCCTGCCCGATATGGACGAGGGTAGTATCGTATTGGATTACACGTCGCCGCCCGGCACCTCACTAGAGGAAACCGATCGCATGCTACGGGAAATTGAAAAAGTGATTATCAAAGAACCTGACGTAGCTGCCTACTCGCGCCGTACAGGTACGCAAATGGGTTTCTTTATCACCGAACCTAATACCGGCGATTACCTGATCCAGCTGAAAAGAGGGCATAGCAAAACATCTGAAGAAGTGATCAGCGACCTGCGGGCACATATCGAGGCGACGCAGCCGGCACTGCGTGTGGATTTCGGCCAGGTCATCGGCGATATGCTGGGTGACCTGATGACCTCGACCCAACCTATTGAGATAAAAGTCTTCGGCGATGACCAGGCAAAGCTACAGGTGCTATCTAAACAAGTAGCAGCCATCGTAACAGATGTAAAAGGTACTGCTGATGTATTTGACGGTATTGTTATCGCAGGCCCATCCGTAGATGTGGTACCCGATTATACAAAGCTTGCGCAATACAACATTACCCCTGCCTCATTGCAGACACAAGTGCAATCAGCCTTGGAAGGCAATGTGATAGGTAACTTGTTCGAGCGCGAACAGCAATCACCTATTCGGATGGTTTACCCCGGTAACCGCATGCAGGATGTAGCGGGTATCAAACACCTCAGCCTGTTTTTACCTGACGGCAGGTTAATACCCATCACACAATTAGCCAGTATAAACCTGCACGCCGGAGAAGCCGAAGTAGAACGGGAGAACCTACAGGCAATGGGCGTTATCAGCGCACGTTTAGAGAACAGCGACCTGGGCAGCGTTATACCCGCTATACAAAAAGGCATAGCCGAGAAAGTAAAACTGCCGCCCGGTTACCACGTGGAATATGGTGGCGCATATGCGGAGCAGCAACAATCGTTCAAAGAGCTATTGATGATATTGGTTACGGCAAGCCTGCTGGTTTTCGGGGTAATCCTATTTCTGTTCAAACAATTCAGGATAGCGCTGTTGATTTTGGTTGTAGCCGTTTTAGGCATTGGCGGCAGCTTGCTCGCCTTATTCCTCACCCACACGCCGCTTAATGTAGGCAGCTATACGGGGCTCATCATGATCGTAGGGATCATTGGTGAAAATGCCATCTTTACTTTCTGGCAGTTCCGCGAAAGCGCGAAAGCAAGCAGTGTGGATGATGCCATTGTTTATTCTATATCAACACGGCTTCGCCCTAAATTAATGACGGCTTTGGGTGCTATCATCGCGCTTATGCCTTTAGCATTGGGTATCGGGGCAGGCGCGCAATTGCACCAGCCATTAGCTATAGCTGTAATTGGTGGCTTTTTAGCTGCGCTGCCTTTGTTATTAATTGTTTTACCGTCGATGATCAGGGTGCTGTATAAAAACCATTCTTTTGAAAACGCAACTACGTCTGTCAAATAA
- a CDS encoding efflux RND transporter periplasmic adaptor subunit — protein MTALYSCGGAKQADEEDSVESQTPVTVTTIGNSALADTIELNATSSFLQKNFVSANAIGYIQKVSVQPGHYVEKGQLMFTLKTKEAQSIGNTINVLDTTFKFSGMNNIRASRSGFVTQLLHQVGDYVQDGEQLAIISDRESFAFVLQLPYELRSVIAHNQNMTLTLPDGEKLSGHIASLMPSVDTLSQTQGIVIKVNNSHPIPENLVAKALIIKAAKSSTPSLPKSAVLSNETQNEFWVMKLINDTTAVKMPVKKGIESGGKIEILSPAFNPTDRVAVTGNYGLADTARVKIVKP, from the coding sequence ATGACGGCACTTTACTCCTGCGGAGGCGCCAAGCAAGCTGATGAAGAAGACAGTGTAGAATCGCAAACACCTGTTACGGTCACTACCATTGGCAACAGTGCACTGGCAGATACAATTGAATTAAACGCTACTTCATCGTTCCTGCAAAAGAATTTTGTAAGTGCAAACGCTATAGGCTACATCCAAAAAGTAAGTGTACAGCCAGGCCACTATGTTGAAAAAGGCCAGCTTATGTTTACCCTTAAAACCAAGGAAGCGCAAAGCATTGGCAATACCATTAACGTACTGGATACTACATTTAAGTTCTCCGGCATGAATAACATCCGGGCATCCCGCAGCGGCTTTGTAACCCAACTGCTGCATCAGGTAGGCGATTACGTGCAGGATGGCGAGCAACTGGCCATCATCAGTGACCGCGAAAGTTTTGCTTTTGTATTGCAATTGCCTTACGAATTAAGAAGCGTTATCGCCCATAACCAAAATATGACCCTCACCCTGCCTGATGGTGAGAAACTAAGCGGGCACATTGCCTCATTGATGCCGTCGGTCGATACGCTTTCGCAAACCCAGGGCATTGTAATAAAAGTAAATAACAGCCACCCTATCCCAGAAAATTTGGTAGCAAAGGCGCTTATCATCAAGGCGGCAAAAAGCAGCACGCCATCGTTACCAAAATCGGCGGTGCTGTCAAACGAAACCCAGAATGAGTTTTGGGTAATGAAGCTAATCAATGACACTACGGCGGTTAAGATGCCTGTAAAAAAAGGTATCGAATCGGGCGGGAAAATAGAGATCCTGTCACCCGCATTTAACCCAACTGATCGTGTCGCGGTGACCGGCAATTATGGCTTGGCAGATACCGCCAGGGTTAAAATTGTAAAACCATGA
- a CDS encoding TolC family protein, with translation MKYFTNLLLLLLLTTTCFAQNKTLDDYLQQAVNNSPLIKDLNNQILSAQLDSVRIKAGFKPQVTASSTGLYAPVIRGYGYSSAITNGQSLNGLVTVNKAFIGKGYLNAQFASLGIQTDSLRNSIKLSEQDLRRTIIGQYITAYGSLQQQRFNQEVVDLLSKEEDLLKRLTRSNVYRQSDYLTFLVTLKQAQLQLLQTRLQYKTDLATLSYISGVADTTVFEIAKPQLQKAVNLTDRNTSIFFKQYQLDSIRLNNSRKLIDYSYRPRLSVFADGGYNSDLTAQYYKNFGTSVGFTVSVPLYDGGQRKLLYKKLSLEQETSRGYRTFFQNQYTQQINQLNQQIGEYDKLIAEINDQFKYSQSLIKVDTKLLQTGDLKIADLILAVNNYLTIKNLLTQNTISRLQLINQLNYWSR, from the coding sequence ATGAAATATTTTACAAATCTGTTATTACTTCTTTTACTTACAACAACCTGTTTTGCCCAAAACAAAACGCTGGATGATTACCTGCAACAGGCGGTAAATAACAGTCCGCTGATCAAAGATCTGAACAACCAGATCTTATCAGCCCAATTAGATAGCGTACGTATTAAAGCAGGCTTTAAACCACAGGTTACTGCCAGCAGTACGGGTTTATATGCGCCGGTTATTCGTGGATATGGTTATTCATCGGCTATTACCAACGGGCAATCATTAAACGGATTGGTAACTGTAAATAAGGCTTTTATTGGCAAAGGTTACCTAAACGCACAATTTGCATCGCTCGGTATTCAAACCGACTCTTTACGCAATAGCATAAAACTATCTGAACAAGACCTTCGTCGTACAATCATCGGCCAATACATTACCGCTTACGGCAGCCTGCAGCAGCAACGCTTTAATCAGGAAGTGGTTGACCTGTTGAGTAAAGAAGAAGACCTGCTCAAACGCCTTACCCGCAGCAACGTTTATCGGCAAAGCGATTACCTTACTTTTTTAGTCACCCTTAAACAGGCGCAGTTACAGCTATTGCAAACCCGACTGCAATACAAAACAGATCTCGCGACCCTTAGTTATATTTCCGGCGTAGCTGATACCACTGTTTTTGAAATAGCTAAACCCCAACTTCAAAAGGCAGTAAACCTTACTGACCGCAATACAAGTATCTTTTTTAAACAGTATCAATTAGATAGTATACGGCTAAACAATAGTCGTAAATTGATAGATTATAGCTACCGACCCAGGCTTAGTGTTTTTGCGGATGGCGGCTACAATTCTGATCTGACCGCTCAATATTATAAAAACTTTGGCACAAGCGTTGGCTTTACTGTAAGCGTGCCACTGTACGATGGCGGGCAACGGAAGCTGCTTTATAAAAAACTTAGCCTTGAGCAGGAAACCAGCCGGGGTTACAGAACGTTTTTTCAAAACCAATACACGCAGCAAATCAATCAGCTTAACCAGCAGATAGGGGAATATGATAAGCTGATAGCCGAAATAAACGATCAGTTCAAGTATTCTCAAAGCCTGATAAAAGTGGATACCAAGCTTCTGCAAACCGGCGACCTTAAAATTGCCGACCTGATATTAGCAGTTAACAACTACCTTACTATAAAAAACCTGCTTACACAAAATACCATCAGCAGGCTGCAACTCATTAACCAACTTAACTACTGGAGCCGATAA
- a CDS encoding PepSY-like domain-containing protein, whose product MKYTKTTAAIFIATGMGLTAIAQKINSKQIPAAVKASFAKTYPAVKTIKWEREKGNFEAGFKQGNNEMSAVFKADGTQTESEMEISSATLPAPVLAYVKQNYKGATIKEAAKITKTDTGEVNYEAEVQGKDLLFDHTGKFIKIAKD is encoded by the coding sequence ATGAAATACACTAAAACAACAGCAGCTATTTTTATAGCAACAGGCATGGGCTTGACAGCGATAGCCCAAAAAATCAATTCAAAACAAATACCTGCAGCGGTTAAAGCATCGTTCGCCAAAACTTACCCGGCGGTAAAAACTATTAAATGGGAAAGAGAAAAGGGCAACTTTGAAGCAGGATTTAAACAGGGCAACAACGAAATGTCGGCAGTTTTTAAGGCTGATGGCACGCAGACAGAATCTGAAATGGAAATAAGCTCGGCTACCCTGCCTGCCCCGGTTTTAGCCTACGTGAAGCAGAACTACAAGGGAGCCACAATTAAAGAAGCCGCAAAGATCACCAAAACCGATACCGGAGAGGTTAATTACGAGGCCGAGGTTCAAGGCAAAGACTTGCTTTTTGACCATACCGGCAAATTCATTAAAATAGCCAAAGACTAA
- a CDS encoding sensor histidine kinase, producing the protein MKLLTKYNRINIGLTVIIMLVTGLIYYYTISHILTGQIDKDLVLEENEVFSYVSKNHRLPDVYESNHQQIIFTPLKEEKIKRRFLDTTYHDSDEKDLEAGRALISSVVVAGRNYRVLVTQSKVETEDLIQIIFLITIGVIVALLAILLILNRVILKSIWKPFYKILLQLKDFSLANHASIYSTPSNIDEFAELDQAVISMADRVKSDYQNLKVFTENASHELMTPISIINSKLDTLVQTDEFTDRQSKLLNDIYGTVSRLTRLNKSMLLLAKIENGLIHDQSDVNLKAVLEEALYQHEELVEQLNIRLTINMHDKTVQANKSLMEIMCNNLLSNAIRHNHQNGELSVYLSQDKLIINNTGKGSFDFKQVIKRFHKSDGSEGIGLGLTLCKQICDNYGFTLSYQPDGKLHTFLVIFNNPNSLQY; encoded by the coding sequence ATGAAATTACTTACTAAATATAACCGGATCAATATAGGACTTACCGTTATCATCATGCTGGTGACAGGCCTCATCTATTATTACACAATCAGCCATATTTTAACTGGGCAGATAGATAAGGACCTAGTATTAGAAGAGAACGAAGTGTTTAGCTATGTAAGCAAAAACCACCGCCTGCCCGATGTTTATGAAAGCAATCATCAACAAATAATTTTCACCCCGTTAAAAGAAGAGAAAATAAAACGCCGTTTTTTAGACACCACCTACCATGACTCGGACGAAAAAGATCTAGAGGCCGGCCGTGCACTGATCAGTTCGGTGGTAGTCGCCGGCCGCAATTACAGGGTACTGGTAACGCAAAGCAAGGTGGAGACAGAAGACCTGATCCAGATCATCTTTTTGATCACTATTGGAGTGATCGTTGCCCTGCTTGCCATCTTACTCATTCTGAACAGGGTGATCTTAAAAAGTATCTGGAAGCCATTTTACAAAATTCTCCTGCAGTTAAAAGATTTCAGTTTGGCTAACCATGCCAGTATTTACTCCACCCCGTCGAACATAGACGAGTTCGCAGAGCTTGACCAGGCGGTAATCAGTATGGCTGACAGGGTAAAAAGCGATTATCAAAACCTGAAAGTATTTACTGAAAATGCTTCTCATGAATTGATGACACCCATATCCATCATCAATTCCAAACTGGATACCCTTGTGCAGACCGATGAATTTACCGATAGGCAAAGTAAGCTGCTAAACGACATATACGGCACGGTATCCCGTTTAACCCGACTGAATAAATCGATGTTGCTCCTTGCTAAGATCGAGAATGGGCTGATACATGATCAATCAGACGTTAATTTGAAAGCGGTTCTGGAAGAAGCCCTTTACCAGCATGAAGAACTGGTAGAGCAGTTAAATATCCGGTTAACGATCAATATGCACGATAAAACGGTTCAGGCAAATAAGTCGCTTATGGAAATCATGTGTAACAACCTGCTTAGTAATGCAATCAGGCACAACCACCAGAATGGCGAACTATCGGTTTATCTCAGCCAGGATAAACTAATCATCAATAATACCGGCAAAGGCAGTTTTGATTTTAAACAGGTAATAAAAAGATTCCATAAGTCTGATGGATCTGAGGGTATAGGTCTTGGCCTAACCCTTTGTAAACAGATATGTGACAACTATGGATTTACACTTTCTTACCAGCCGGATGGTAAATTACATACCTTCTTGGTAATATTTAATAATCCCAATTCTCTACAGTATTAG